The Williamsia sp. DF01-3 genome has a window encoding:
- a CDS encoding lipoprotein LpqH: MKRVLTATLGLIASATLLMACSDDSSNNADSSPAANPVATSQSNGTEVSTGGDTEVKVEGKDLAGVDLNSVSCVKQGGKINVGSGSTGGQQGLGIVMTDEATPKVESLGLVVDGNALAVTNGMGMSVGSAEVSVDGDTYTITGEAEGADMKNPTAGMIKKEFSIKVSCN; this comes from the coding sequence ATGAAACGAGTCCTCACAGCCACCCTCGGACTGATCGCCAGCGCAACCCTGCTGATGGCCTGCTCGGACGACAGCAGCAACAACGCAGACAGCAGCCCCGCGGCCAACCCGGTCGCAACCAGCCAGTCGAACGGAACAGAGGTTTCCACGGGCGGCGACACCGAGGTCAAGGTGGAGGGCAAGGATCTCGCCGGCGTGGACCTCAACTCTGTGAGCTGCGTGAAGCAGGGCGGCAAGATCAACGTCGGCAGCGGCTCCACCGGTGGCCAGCAGGGCCTCGGCATCGTGATGACGGACGAGGCCACCCCGAAGGTCGAGTCGCTGGGACTGGTGGTCGACGGCAACGCACTGGCCGTAACCAACGGGATGGGGATGTCGGTCGGTTCGGCGGAGGTCTCGGTAGACGGTGACACCTACACCATCACCGGTGAGGCCGAAGGCGCTGACATGAAGAATCCCACGGCCGGAATGATCAAAAAGGAGTTCAGCATCAAGGTGAGCTGCAACTGA